A single window of Huiozyma naganishii CBS 8797 chromosome 10, complete genome DNA harbors:
- the TAH18 gene encoding NAPDH-dependent diflavin reductase (similar to Saccharomyces cerevisiae TAH18 (YPR048W); ancestral locus Anc_3.329), producing the protein MSSSRILVLYGSETGNAQDFATILSTKLRRLHFANTLSSLGDLPPEAILKARYVFLLVSTTGQGELPRNVHESATRNQKTLWSLLKKKHIEKDFLIHLKVAFFGLGDSCYPKFNYGVRKLHARFVDQLGAQEIFDRLEADEQGMAGSNKGTGLGVESVYFEFEKRVISYLMEKFPTRRVASGESIPRTEIDRATFLEPKSFLKVSSDGATVTKKDIVFEGDSSIHWGEVVRNERITASDHFQDVRDFGFVNSDSTADPVKYYPGDTAAIYPCNSDTEVERFLENQTHWRPHVDKELTFTNGIPEGLRGISGGIVQPLTLRNLLKYHLDIMSIPRSSFFMKIWTFATDVSRMERGAEQLTDQREKLREFGYDEDMQELFDYCNRPRRSVVEVLDDFLSVRLPWEYCLDYFPIIKPRYYSISSGACSPEVRLTVAVVQYRTVLRHIRRGVCTTYMSGLRSGDTLRYKINENRLLSSDLDGPPLILVGPGVGIAPIMSLLRTHPSPLPPGKTHVYFGCRIKDKDYLFEEELEGLSHNGSILLHPVFSRDRENSPTTKYVQDVLWEMGEELTQLLVSEQGLFYLCGSSGKMPLQVRLTLVEMLKRWGGFKDDQSATDFLKEMERNGRYLQETW; encoded by the coding sequence ATGTCATCAAGCAGGATCCTGGTCCTGTACGGGTCCGAAACGGGCAACGCACAGGACTTCGCGACCATCTTATCCACAAAGTTGAGACGATTGCATTTTGCCAACACTTTGAGTTCGCTTGGTGATCTGCCACCAGAGGCTATTTTGAAGGCGAGGTATGTGTTTTTGTTGGTATCTACGACGGGCCAGGGGGAATTACCGAGGAATGTGCATGAGTCGGCCACGCGAAATCAGAAAACACTATGGAGTTtactgaagaagaaacataTCGAGAAGGATTTTTTGATCCATTTGAAAGTAGCGTTTTTTGGGTTAGGTGATTCGTGCTACCCGAAATTCAATTACGGGGTACGGAAATTGCATGCAAGGTTTGTCGACCAGCTGGGCGCTCAAGAAATATTTGATAGATTGGAGGCCGATGAGCAAGGAATGGCCGGGAGTAATAAAGGTACAGGGCTTGGTGTCGAGTCCGTGtattttgaatttgaaaagagaGTGATCTCATATCTGATGGAAAAGTTCCCAACGAGGAGGGTCGCCTCAGGGGAGAGCATACCAAGGACAGAGATCGACAGAGCTACTTTTTTGGAACCTAAATCGTTCTTGAAAGTTTCCTCTGATGGCGCTacagtgacgaagaaggatatagtttttgaaggtgacTCCTCGATTCATTGGGGGGAGGTTGTGCGGAATGAAAGGATCACCGCTAGCGATCATTTCCAAGATGTTAGAGATTTTGGGTTTGTTAACAGTGACTCCACGGCGGATCCAGTCAAATATTACCCAGGGGATACAGCAGCGATCTACCCTTGCAATTCTGACACGGAGGTCGAACGGTTCTTGGAAAACCAGACGCACTGGAGACCCCACGTTGATAAGGAACTGACGTTTACAAATGGTATTCCAGAGGGTCTTCGCGGCATCAGTGGAGGGATTGTACAACCGCTGACATTGCGCAACCTTCTAAAATACCATCTTGATATTATGAGCATTCCGCGgtccagtttctttatGAAGATATGGACGTTTGCGACAGACGTTTCGCGAATGGAGCGAGGTGCTGAACAATTGACTGATCAGCGCGAGAAGTTGAGAGAGTTCGGGTACGACGAGGACATGCAAGAGTTGTTCGACTACTGTAACAGACCCAGACGGTCTGTCGTGGAGGTTCTTGACGATTTCTTGTCCGTGAGGTTACCCTGGGAGTACTGTTTGGATTACTTCCCCATCATCAAACCACGGTACTACTCCATTTCGAGCGGCGCTTGTTCACCAGAGGTGCGGCTGACCGTTGCCGTGGTGCAGTACCGTACGGTTTTGCGGCATATCCGCCGTGGGGTCTGCACCACTTACATGTCGGGATTGAGGAGCGGCGATACGTTGCGATACAAGATCAACGAGAACAGACTTCTCTCCTCGGATCTCGACGGCCCCCCCCTGATTTTAGTCGGGCCTGGGGTTGGCATTGCCCCGATCATGTCATTGTTGAGGACGCACCCAAGCCCTCTACCGCCCGGTAAGACGCATGTCTACTTCGGCTGCCGTATCAAGGACAAGGACTATCTGTTCGAGGAGGAATTGGAAGGTCTTTCCCACAATGGATCGATCCTGTTGCACCCAGTGTTTTCTCGGGACAGGGAGAACTCACCCACGACAAAGTACGTGCAGGATGTGTTGTGGGAGATGGGTGAGGAACTGACGCAGTTACTAGTATCAGAGCAAGGTTTGTTCTACCTGTGTGGGTCATCTGGGAAGATGCCGCTGCAAGTGCGGCTCACGCTTGTGGAGATGTTGAAAAGATGGGGTGGGTTTAAGGATGACCAGTCTGCGACggactttttgaaagagatgGAGCGCAATGGACGGTACTTACAAGAGACGTGGTAA
- the PBY1 gene encoding putative tubulin tyrosine ligase (similar to Saccharomyces cerevisiae PBY1 (YBR094W); ancestral locus Anc_3.335), with product MKVLITNDDGPLNDEFSPYIRPFIQKLVALKPDWEITVVVPDVQKSWIAKAHLAGHNPSMKFIYSKLSSTDNSYLGPYIEPQGGSNLPFQRRDQPRSSKLSRSEYIEWVLIDATPASCANIALFHLNTKFDLVVSGPNVGRNASAAYITSSATVGAAMEAVITADTRAIALSWAYYDGKKDASDSLMGTVAERSVKVLQHLYNHWDPQVDLYSVNVPLLPELTGVQYAPIWENRWGSIFDGPTIKERPDNLDIEDGMEHDMISFRWNPNFKGHRDSSRVFPGTQHDMLVIEKGGISVTPLRATFQHVPHLVGELSLEDTNYSVLITTPETEYIYKPLLAAVHKQISGAKTYATVEDIPIAHRKPLFHYGDYEQLDMDKLSEQNMDYCANSYIFRKALIRKHYLSSTIHNYVVKHPDSILATAFMETFTLDLDYAEFLDDSLDENWELRGELEEGKKWWIVKPSMSDKGQGIRVFKTIENLQRIFDSFDDEPEEANSEDEDENKIVISQLRHFIVQQYLANPLLLRSMGNRKFHIRCYITCKGNLEVFVYDRMLALFAPTPYLGCPADPEAFDPIDLNTLQCHLTNTCLQKDDSKSLSVVEFDNLEDIAQENKRKVKNQIHAIAHDVFLAATTVSSLNFQPLRNAFETYGVDFLVDSEYNVKLLEINAYPDFKQTGDELKGLIDELFQLSVKHCIRPLLDGVDSDEDDNFKRVLSHTPNKW from the coding sequence ATGAAGGTACTCATCACTAACGATGACGGCCCCCTGAACGACGAGTTTTCACCCTATATCAGGCCCTTCATACAGAAACTGGTCGCGCTTAAGCCAGACTGGGAAATCACAGTCGTTGTGCCAGATGTGCAGAAATCTTGGATTGCAAAGGCACATCTCGCGGGGCATAACCCTTCGATGAAGTTTATATACTCGAAACTGTCATCGACGGATAACTCGTACTTGGGGCCATACATTGAACCACAGGGGGGTTCCAATCTCCCCTTCCAAAGGAGAGATCAACCACGCAGTAGCAAATTATCGAGATCGGAGTACATAGAGTGGGTGTTGATCGATGCTACACCTGCATCCTGTGCGAATATCGCTTTGTTCCATTTGAACACGAAATTCGATTTGGTGGTGTCAGGTCCAAACGTGGGGAGAAACGCATCTGCGGCGTATATTACCTCTAGTGCTACAGTCGGCGCAGCAATGGAGGCCGTGATCACAGCAGATACAAGGGCCATCGCTCTGTCCTGGGCGTACTACGACGGGAAAAAGGACGCCTCGGACTCACTTATGGGTACCGTCGCGGAAAGATCCGTCAAAGTACTGCAGCACTTGTACAACCATTGGGACCCACAGGTGGACTTGTACTCCGTTAACGTGCCCCTCTTACCGGAATTGACCGGAGTCCAGTACGCGCCTATCTGGGAGAACAGGTGGGGGTCCATCTTTGACGGGCCTACGATCAAGGAGAGACCAGATAACTTGGATATCGAGGACGGGATGGAACATGACATGATATCGTTCCGTTGGAACCCGAATTTCAAGGGCCACAGAGACTCGTCGAGGGTTTTTCCAGGGACGCAGCATGACATGCTTGTGATCGAGAAAGGTGGGATCAGTGTCACACCTTTGAGAGCCACTTTCCAACATGTGCCGCACCTTGTAGGGGAGTTGTCCCTAGAGGATACTAACTACTCGGTGCTCATCACCACCCCGGAAACAGAATACATATACAAACCTCTCCTAGCGGCGGTACACAAACAGATCTCAGGTGCAAAAACGTATGCTACTGTGGAAGATATTCCAATTGCTCATAGGAAACCACTGTTCCATTACGGCGACTACGAACAACTCGATATGGATAAACTCTCAGAACAGAATATGGACTACTGCGCAAACTCATACATTTTCAGGAAGGCGTTGATCAGGAAACACTACCTGTCAAGCACCATCCATAACTACGTTGTGAAGCATCCTGACTCGATCCTAGCCACAGCGTTCATGGAGACCTTCACTTTGGATTTGGACTACGCGGAGTTCTTGGACGACTCGTTGGATGAGAACTGGGAGTTGAGGGGCGAGCTGgaggaggggaagaaaTGGTGGATTGTGAAACCGTCGATGTCGGACAAGGGTCAAGGGATCCGTGTGTTCAAGACCATTGAGAACTTGCAAAGAATATTCGATTCCTTTGATGACGAACCAGAGGAGGCAAACAgcgaggacgaggacgaaaaTAAAATCGTCATTTCTCAACTACGCCATTTCATTGTACAGCAGTACTTGGCCAACCCTCTGCTACTGCGGTCCATGGGCAATCGGAAATTCCACATCAGATGCTACATTACCTGTAAGGGCAACTTGGAGGTGTTTGTGTATGACAGAATGCTAGCACTCTTTGCACCAACCCCGTATCTTGGATGTCCAGCAGACCCAGAGGCGTTTGATCCGATCGATCTGAACACTCTACAATGCCATCTCACGAACACGTGCCTGCAAAAGGATGACAGTAAGTCTCTCTCCGTGGTAGAGTTCGATAATCTGGAGGACATCGCGCAGGAGAATAAGAGAAAGGTTAAGAACCAGATTCACGCTATAGCCCATGACGTTTTCTTAGCGGCTACTACGGTCAGTAGTTTGAACTTTCAACCACTACGGAACGCCTTCGAAACTTATGGTGTTGACTTTTTGGTGGATTCAGAATACAATGTGAAACTCCTGGAAATCAACGCGTATCCTGATTTCAAGCAAACCGGTGACGAGCTCAAGGGCTTGATCGATGAATTGTTCCAACTGAGCGTGAAACACTGTATCAGGCCACTACTAGACGGCGTCGATAGCGACGAGGATGACAACTTCAAGAGAGTGCTATCCCATACGCCCAATAAATGGTGa
- the TIM12 gene encoding Tim12p (similar to Saccharomyces cerevisiae MRS5 (YBR091C); ancestral locus Anc_3.334) encodes MSVFLNGFNNNSGQEVSREKLSLAEVQFDAMNTTFNNILDTCLQKCISTEGYSEGDLTKGEMCCIDRCVAKMHYANRLIGAYVQTKGWSPATAGLPSSLPTSLADHPSDRR; translated from the coding sequence ATGTCTGTATTCTTGAACGggttcaacaacaacagtggCCAGGAGGTCTCCCGCGAGAAACTGTCCCTGGCAGAGGTGCAGTTCGACGCGATGAACACCACATTCAACAACATCCTCGACACGTGCCTCCAGAAATGCATCTCCACGGAGGGCTACAGCGAGGGAGACCTCACGAAGGGGGAGATGTGTTGCATCGACCGCTGCGTCGCCAAGATGCACTACGCGAACCGGCTCATCGGCGCGTACGTCCAGACGAAGGGCTGGTCACCAGCGACGGCGGGGCTGCCCTCGTCGCTTCCGACGAGCCTGGCGGACCACCCCTCCGACCGGCGCTAG
- the POL30 gene encoding proliferating cell nuclear antigen (similar to Saccharomyces cerevisiae POL30 (YBR088C); ancestral locus Anc_3.332) → MLEAKFAEASLFKRIIDGFKDCVSLVNFQCKEDGIIAQAVDDSRVLLVSLEIGVEAFQEYRCDHPVTLGMDLGSLSKILRCGNNSDTLTLIADDKPDSILLLFEDTQRERIAEYSLKLMDIDADFLKIEDLQYDTTLMMPSTEFSKVVKDLSQLTDSINIMVTKETIKFVAEGEIGTGSVILKPVMDMEKPAESIKLEMDQPVDLTFGAKYLLDIVKGSALSDRIGIRLSSEAPALFQFDLSSGFLQFFLAPKFNDEE, encoded by the coding sequence ATGCTAGAAGCCAAGTTTGCAGAAGCCTCCCTTTTCAAGAGAATCATCGATGGGTTCAAGGACTGTGTCTCGCTAGTGAACTTCCAGTGCAAAGAGGACGGGATCATTGCACAGGCTGTTGATGACTCCCGTGTCCTGCTTGTGTCGTTGGAGATCGGCGTGGAGGCGTTCCAGGAGTATAGGTGTGACCACCCAGTCACGCTCGGTATGGACTTGGGGTCCCTTTCCAAGATTCTACGTTGTGGGAACAACTCGGATACTTTGACTTTGATCGCTGATGATAAGCCAGATTCTATCCTACTGCTGTTTGAGGACACGCAGAGGGAGAGGATCGCAGAGTACTCTTTAAAACTGATGGACATCGACGCGGATTTCCTGAAGATTGAGGACCTGCAGTACGACACAACGCTCATGATGCCATCGACAGAATTCTCAAAAGTAGTCAAGGATCTGTCCCAACTGACGGACTCCATCAACATCATGGTCACGAAGGAGACCATCAAGTTCGTCGCAGAGGGGGAGATCGGTACTGGGTCCGTGATTCTAAAGCCAGTCATGGACATGGAGAAACCAGCGGAGTCCATCAAACTAGAGATGGACCAACCCGTGGACTTGACATTCGGCGCAAAGTACTTGCTGGACATCGTCAAGGGGTCCGCCCTCTCGGATAGAATCGGGATCAGACTCTCCAGCGAGGCACCAGCCCTGTTCCAGTTCGACCTGTCCTCTGGGTTCCTacagttcttcttggctCCAAAATTCAACGACGAAGAGTGA
- the KNAG0J02510 gene encoding uncharacterized protein (similar to Saccharomyces cerevisiae YBR096W; ancestral locus Anc_3.337) has protein sequence MTLFNVFKWFCYCYLLSSYKSLPSAYFFRFYYYVIKNLIIPCVTGLKTRNIKKLQDNKYGALGYTVLSSYVCPFDCDFYMHKSNSTYFTELDISRTDLMSKVFQKLFLESKRYPYVPVANVFTEFMRELKPFQPYNIVSSILCWDQKWIFVISRFMTKNNTVQHTISVTKYVLKNGRITISPREALEYCGIYNETVAEISAQNYKLMSEDSGFHNTEALKKIKLDYVHI, from the coding sequence ATGACGTTGTTCAACGTGTTTAAATGGTTCTGCTACTGCTACCTTTTGTCCAGCTACAAATCGTTGCCCTCGGCGTATTTCTTTAGGTTTTACTACTATGTGATCAAGAATCTAATCATCCCGTGTGTTACTGGACTCAAGACCCGTaacatcaagaaattgCAAGACAACAAGTATGGTGCCCTCGGGTACACAGTGCTATCGAGTTACGTGTGCCCCTTTGATTGTGACTTCTATATGCATAAGTCGAACTCCACTTACTTCACGGAATTGGACATCTCGAGAACGGACCTTATGTCCAAAGTGTTCCAGAAACTCTTCCTGGAGTCGAAACGGTACCCTTACGTCCCTGTGGCGAATGTATTCACTGAGTTTATGAGGGAATTGAAGCCATTCCAACCGTACAACATCGTGAGCTCGATCTTGTGCTGGGACCAGAAATGGATTTTTGTCATTAGTAGGTTCATGACGAAGAATAACACCGTGCAACACACCATCTCGGTGACAAAATACGTCTTGAAGAATGGCCGCATCACAATTAGCCCAAGGGAGGCGCTGGAATACTGTGGCATCTATAACGAAACAGTGGCCGAGATTTCTGCCCAAAACTACAAACTGATGAGTGAAGATAGTGGGTTCCATAACACAGAGGCACTCAAGAAAATCAAACTGGACTATGTACACATTTGA
- the RXT2 gene encoding Rxt2p (similar to Saccharomyces cerevisiae RXT2 (YBR095C); ancestral locus Anc_3.336), translating into MTVPSSTDAVGSELSEQDYINSFSKRILREKTGNFQSRKRSRSGATIYDTVPTGTESNWGNKLLQKSECVTRSQLYQPNLADEDKIYYNGSEHSILQRGHGQDLDEFDLNKMVNVRQILTPVASLAAIVRKKSTARTFSSKRLGELSLKTVLMLEREQDSVIRYSRLLDVFLGEYPRPLYEKTLKLKDYDHNLTLPEDEEGPDAPIVKAPRLEPAPISSPNESTTVLEQSAEDIANSTIEPEVQPKSARNSPLASDIPPARIQEEEDDEDDDPFFALPQITQRDGLELLVGKVQNFELAEQMEITRQMAQIALQRNDEFIRNLKKIRNFIDKANRVRSRILSWSREACGIQDEGVTVPNVLSVVKRGLISATTNRSMRGQDDEEGRDDTSSGRSGEYETEPQLPHQSM; encoded by the coding sequence ATGACAGTTCCGTCAAGCACGGATGCTGTTGGCAGCGAGCTGTCCGAACAGGATTACATCAATTCTTTCTCGAAGAGGATACTGAGGGAGAAGACTGGTAACTTCCAGTCGCGGAAGCGATCGCGCAGTGGGGCTACGATATACGACACGGTCCCAACTGGTACGGAGAGTAATTGGGGGAATAAGTTATTACAGAAGAGCGAGTGTGTCACGCGAAGCCAACTGTACCAGCCGAACCTCGCGGATGAGGATAAGATATACTACAATGGATCCGAACACAGTATATTGCAGAGGGGACACGGTCAGGATTTAGATGAGTTTGACCTCAATAAAATGGTCAACGTCCGTCAGATCCTCACCCCTGTGGCCTCGCTGGCAGCTATTGTACGCAAGAAGAGTACGGCGAGAACGTTCTCCAGCAAGAGGCTTGGGGAGCTTTCGCTTAAGACGGTGCTGATGCTTGAAAGAGAGCAGGATTCCGTCATCCGGTACTCGCGTCTTTTGGATGTGTTTTTGGGCGAATACCCAAGACCACTGTACGAGAAGACGCTGAAACTGAAGGACTATGATCACAACCTGACGCTACCggaggatgaggagggACCGGATGCGCCCATTGTCAAAGCCCCAAGGCTGGAGCCTGCTCCAATATCGTCACCCAACGAGAGCACCACCGTGTTGGAGCAGAGTGCTGAAGACATTGCCAACTCGACCATAGAACCAGAGGTTCAGCCTAAGTCTGCCCGTAATAGTCCCCTTGCATCGGATATCCCACCTGCAAGGattcaagaagaagaagacgatgaggacgatgatCCCTTCTTTGCATTGCCTCAAATAACGCAGCGAGATGGGTTAGAGTTACTGGTGGGTAAAGTACAGAATTTTGAACTGGCAGAGCAGATGGAAATTACAAGACAGATGGCGCAGATTGCGTTACAGAGGAACGATGAGTTTATAagaaacttgaagaaaataagGAACTTTATTGATAAAGCGAATCGGGTGAGGAGCAGGATCCTGAGCTGGTCGCGAGAAGCATGCGGCATCCAAGACGAAGGTGTCACTGTTCCAAACGTCCTAAGTGTTGTGAAGAGAGGGTTGATCAGTGCCACCACGAACAGATCCATGAGGGGTCaggatgatgaggagggCAGAGATGACACTTCATCCGGGCGAAGTGGAGAATATGAAACTGAGCCACAATTGCCCCACCAAAGCATGTAA
- the NHP6B gene encoding high-mobility group nucleosome-binding protein (similar to Saccharomyces cerevisiae NHP6B (YBR089C-A) and NHP6A (YPR052C); ancestral locus Anc_3.333), with amino-acid sequence MPPREIKKRQTRRKKDPNAPKRALSAYMFFANENRDIVRSENPDVTFGQIGRLLGERWKALDGEGREPYEAKAAADKKRYESEKELYLATKA; translated from the coding sequence ATGCCACCAAgagagatcaagaagagacagactagaagaaagaaggaCCCTAATGCTCCAAAGCGGGCTTTGTCAGCGTACATGTTCTTCGCAAACGAGAACAGGGACATCGTCAGGTCAGAGAACCCGGATGTGACGTTCGGGCAGATCGGTAGACTGCTCGGTGAGAGGTGGAAGGCGCTGGACGGTGAAGGTAGAGAGCCTTACGAGGCGAAAGCCGCCGCGGACAAGAAAAGGTACGAGTCCGAGAAGGAACTGTACCTTGCCACAAAAGCATAA